A single genomic interval of Hydractinia symbiolongicarpus strain clone_291-10 chromosome 8, HSymV2.1, whole genome shotgun sequence harbors:
- the LOC130656031 gene encoding uncharacterized protein LOC130656031 — protein sequence MIHSTNANVSFLNCLFEDMCVAILVDFDDKNAHAVNIQSSEFVGVSYTLYSNNINIGIVTMDAVRIVGNAVGTESSPSHAVSLSSYKFLSVQIKRTAIKKTHEGMSLTVTHGICRAYVQDSIFANNVGQSIIATFGANSNQEKSSLRLTGIEFVKNSGIFASAVHLVAKRAKSVKLKAKISDCIFYGNKADTFFGSVYADNVRIDVSNTFFANNVAGEVRGSTQGFGGAIYIEDESIVHVSDSTFVNNTCSGFGGTIFSRGMFSCLNCSFTGASEVNIRPLLGDILYATAGLSLINTTWTSTIMSENPKSLIWHPGSPTIERWGITVSGYFKVTCPEGHNISYSGIIRQSYRVNRISISCIPCSTNQYSLTSGSLSVFQKNGKLLNSKKSVAHCFNCKYGGVCNTGTIRAQANYYGYRTGINNDEVRFVPCPVGYCCVGKSCQKYNSCQPARTGLFCGSCKNGTTENLINSDCIDPRKCSDHWFWLLFLPFGIMYIISFMYLDKISAFIKRELVWWDNQIHHRHDLEEYEVLDARAEEQSVTENLTSRKTQDDAEDTDVPLNPTNLDPDIHLQSIPIKEKKDIFKTPGKKVRGPDVFTDMLNTSFYFYQMFLLMRMRESIVMDYIMSCLRSVYTSLFTLSIEGGSSFILCPLPGLTAVTKLLFLKSFACYVLFLLFVFHTVVYLVQFFLLQDLRRKEALIVFSIRLKVATVQILLIAYATLSTTAVTLVTCIPMNLTTVLLIDGTVTCYTWWQALIFIFVFMWVIPFPVAMVYSLIYLKKENITYHQFVLAWAFPFPYLVWEFVNAFIKPDERTRKRPDATSLIFDHPSIETEEKCSINEILFRLECPYKGVANHLLNKEKSPGKEKKKNIFEVTEPAFWQGVLLGKRLILILILTFIRTPVSKYYCALLLCTLYLVHQIYYRPFLILAANIFETVTSVILLAFCSMNLFFAYSYVSDLPPEAADENLSIIFRWFEAIILVLLPTVAVLVLFVLVLTRVIILTGKLFGFIVDFCIRARTSNVV from the coding sequence ATGATTCACTCAACAAACGCAaatgtttcgtttttaaattgtttatttgaAGACATGTGTGTTGCTATCCTTGTTGATTTTGATGATAAAAACGCCCACGCTGTTAATATTCAATCCAGTGAATTTGTAGGTGTTTCCTATACACTGTATTCTAATAACATAAACATAGGAATTGTAACAATGGATGCTGTTAGGATAGTTGGAAATGCAGTTGGTACGGAGAGTTCACCTTCGCATGCTGTATCGTTATCTAGCTATAAATTTCTCAGCGTCCAGATAAAACGAACAGCCATTAAGAAAACGCATGAAGGAATGTCGTTGACTGTGACACATGGCATATGCAGAGCGTATGTGCAGGATTCTATATTTGCAAATAACGTTGGACAAAGTATCATTGCAACTTTTGGTGCAAATTCTAACCAAGAAAAGTCTTCTCTGAGATTAACAGGAATTGAGTTCGTCAAAAACAGTGGTATATTTGCATCAGCTGTGCATTTAGTTGCGAAAAGAGCAAAATCTGTAAagttaaaagcaaaaatttCAGACTGTATATTTTATGGAAACAAAGCAGATACGTTCTTTGGTTCAGTATATGCTGACAACGTGCGAATTGACGTTTCAAATACATTCTTTGCAAATAACGTTGCTGGGGAGGTCCGCGGTTCAACGCAAGGTTTTGGTGGCGCGATTTACATTGAAGACGAAAGTATTGTTCATGTTTCAGATTCAACTTTTGTTAACAACACTTGCTCGGGATTTGGTGGAACGATTTTCTCGCGTGGAATGTTTTCTTGCCTAAATTGCTCCTTTACTGGAGCAAGTGAGGTAAATATTCGTCCATTGCTAGGCGATATCCTATATGCAACAGCTGGTCTGTCCCTTATAAACACTACATGGACATCGACGATTATGAGCGAAAATCCAAAATCACTCATTTGGCATCCTGGAAGCCCGACAATAGAGCGTTGGGGAATAACTGTGTCTGGTTATTTCAAAGTAACATGTCCAGAGGGACACAATATATCATATTCCGGTATTATCCGCCAAAGTTATCGAGTCAACAGAATATCTATTTCTTGTATACCATGCTCTACAAACCAATACAGCTTAACTTCCGGTTCACTTAGTGTATTTCAGAAAAATGGGAAACTTTTAAATTCCAAAAAATCGGTAGCTCATTGTTTTAATTGTAAATATGGAGGAGTTTGTAATACTGGTACCATTCGCGCGCAAGCCAATTATTACGGTTACCGAACTGGAATAAATAACGATGAAGTACGTTTTGTACCCTGTCCAGTTGGATATTGTTGTGTAGGTAAAAgttgtcaaaaatataattCCTGTCAACCTGCCAGGACAGGATTATTTTGTGGGAGCTGCAAAAATGGCACGACGGAGAATTTGATAAATTCGGATTGTATTGATCCGCGAAAATGTAGCGATCATTGGTTTTGGCTTTTGTTTTTACCCTTTGGTATTATGTATATCATTAGTTTTATGTATCTCGATAAGATTAGTGCTTTTATCAAACGCGAGCTGGTGTGGTGGGATAATCAAATTCACCACCGTCATGACTTGGAAGAGTATGAAGTTTTAGACGCTAGAGCAGAAGAACAATCAgtaacagaaaatttaacatcccGTAAAACACAAGATGACGCAGAAGATACTGATGTGCCCTTAAATCCCACCAATCTGGACCCAGATATACATTTACAATCTATTCCAATTAAGGAGAAAAAAGATATCTTTAAAACTCCGGGGAAGAAAGTGAGAGGACCTGATGTATTTACAGACATGCTGAACACGTCGTTTTACTTTTACCAGATGTTTCTACTAATGCGCATGCGTGAAAGCATAGTAATGGATTACATCATGTCATGCCTTCGATCAGTGTATAcaagtttgtttactttgtcCATTGAAGGTGGATCTTCTTTTATCTTGTGTCCGCTACCTGGTTTGACAGCCGtaactaaacttttatttttaaaatccttCGCTTGTTACGTTCTGTTCCTCCTTTTTGTTTTCCATACAGTCGTCTACTTGGTGcagttttttttacttcaagATCTTCGGAGAAAAGAAGCGCTTATTGTTTTCAGTATCCGATTAAAAGTGGCCACCGTGCAAATTTTACTTATAGCTTACGCTACCTTATCGACGACAGCCGTTACCTTGGTAACATGCATTCCAATGAATCTAACAACGGTGTTACTTATTGATGGAACGGTAACTTGTTACACTTGGTGGCAAGCGCTTATTTTCATTTTCGTTTTTATGTGGGTTATACCATTTCCCGTTGCTATGGTTTACAgcttgatttatttaaaaaaagagaatataacATATCATCAATTTGTATTAGCTTGGGCGTTTCCTTTTCCTTATTTGGTATGGGAGTTTGTGAACGCATTTATAAAGCCTGATGAAAGGACTAGGAAACGCCCAGATGCGACCAGTTTGATTTTCGATCACCCAAGCATAGAGACTGAAGAAAAATGTtcaataaatgaaattttatttcgaCTTGAGTGTCCGTATAAAGGAGTGGCAAATCACCTTCTCAACAAAGAAAAGAGTCCgggaaaagaaaagaagaaaaatatattcGAAGTTACAGAACCTGCGTTTTGGCAAGGCGTTTTGTTAGGGAAAAGgttaattttgattttgattttaacGTTCATCAGAACTCCTGTATCGAAATACTACTGCGCATTGTTGCTATGCACATTATACCTGGTTCATCAGATATACTACAGACCATTCTTAATACTGGCAGCTAACATATTTGAAACTGTAACTTCGGTGATATTGTTAGCTTTTTGCAGCATGAATTTATTTTTCGCTTACAGTTATGTGAGTGATTTGCCTCCCGAAGCAGCTGACGAAAACTTAAGCATCATATTTCGCTGGTTTGAAGCAATAATATTAGTGTTATTGCCAACTGTAGCTGTACTAGTTTTATTTGTTCTGGTGTTAACACGTGTTATTATTTTGACGGGAAAACTTTTTGGTTTCATTGTTGATTTTTGCATACGCGCGAGAACTTCTAATGTTGTATAA